Genomic window (Streptomyces clavuligerus):
CCTGATGGTGAGTGGTCGGCGAGTTCCCAGAACCGGGGGTCTGAGGAGTAGTTGCCGAGACCGTGCCCGTGCCGGTACGGGAAGAAGCCGTGATCGAGCTCGCGTGGACGCCATCCGGCGGCGTAGCAGTCGCCCATGAGGACGACTGCCGCGTACCCGGCCTTCTCGGCACGGTGGACGAGTGATCTGGCCAGTTGCTCGTCCCCGGGCCAGGCGAGCTGGAACCACAGGTGGCCATGGGGCGCCGCGGCAGCGACGTCTTCGAGGGGGGTGCTGGTGACAGCCGACAGGACAAGGCTGGTGCCGACGTCTGCGGCACCTCGTGCCGCCTCGGCCTCGGCCCCGGGATGGGCAAGGTCGGCCGCTCCTGCGGGGGCAAGGAGGACGGGCAGGGCGAGGGGCGTGCCGAGGAGGGTGACAGCCGGGTCCGTGGGGCTGTTGTGGCGCAGGACGCGGTAGATGAGGCCGTAACGGGTGAAGGCGGCGATGTTGGCGCGGGCGGTGAGCTCGCGGCCTGCCGCGCCGGCAATGTAGTCGAAGGATTCGGCCGGCAGCTTCAGGCGGGCCGCTTCCTCCAGCGCGTCCGCACCGAAGGGATAGGCGCTTCCTCCGGCGCGGAAGGTGTGGCTCTGGTAGCTACCCGCGTAGACCATACGGCAGCACTCTTCCATCTGTGCCGTCGGGCAAATCAGGCCGCATCCCGCCCATCACGGGAAGCTCGCGGCGCTCGCGGCACCAAGTTCACCGCAGTGGGATCATCCACCCAACTCGGCCCGGACAACGGCGACAAGGGCAGTCACGGGGTGCGTCGACCGGCACCGAAGCACCGGGCCCCGACCTGATGCCCAGTCTAGGCTTCCGCGCGAAGATACGCCTTCCGTGCGCTGCCAACCCCCGATCAGCACCTACGCGCCCCGGCATGACCCAAGCAGCGACAGATCCGGAGCAAGCGGCCCGGTCGAAGCCGTTGGCAGTGGTCTCTCTGGACGGCGGCGGTGCCGCCGTCCAGAGAGACCACAGACGCAGCATCCGGTCCCCGCCCGTGGGGGCCGGGTCATAGGTGGCGTCGAGCAGGTGCAGGCGGATGGCCCAGCGGTCGGCCGGGGATCGCAGTACCTCGCGCGGGTCCACCGGCGACGCCGACACCCGCGCGTCGTCCTGGGCAGGCTCCGGCCAGTGGAGCCGCTGCCCGTGCTCCCACATGAAACTGACCGCGGTGCGGCTGAAATGTCCGATGGCGCTCCCGTCGCCCTCGCGGACGAGACGGGTCAGGCCGGTGGGGGACCAGAGGGCGCCGCAGGGGGCGACGATACGGCCCCGGGCCGGACCTGGGCGAGCCGGACGGGCGGTATCCGGCGGGGACGGCGAGCCCGGCGTGCACCGCGTCGAACCCACCCCCCAGGTCATGGTCCTGGACGGCGTCGCCGTGCACGGTCGTGATGCCCTTGTAGCCGGTCAGCCGGGTGGCGGCCACGGTGGCGACGTGCGCGTCCGACTCGACGGTCGTCACCCTGGCCCGGTACGCGGCCAGGAGGGCCGCCACCCACCCCGTGCCGGTGCCCAGGTCGAGAACCTACCCCCCCCGGGGGGCAGGTCCAACGCGGTGATCATCGCGGCAACGGCGGCCGGGGCCGACGACGAGGACGACGGGACCGGCAGGCCGTCCATCGGCGACGGCGCCAGCCGGGTGATCACCGCCGTAGGCGAGGCCACCAGCCGAGCCCACCCGGCTGACTGCCCGTCACGGGTCACCTTCTCGTAGCGGTGCCCCTCGCCGGGGACCTCGGCGTAGACGCTGTCGGGGGTGAACGCGGCGCGATCGACCGAGGGTGAAGACGGCCGCCCACCGCCCGGCCGGCGAACCGGGCTCCACCAGCCGTGCGACGGCGTCCCCACAGGCGGTCACACCTTCTCGCCCTCCTCGGGAGGGTCCTCGATCAGCATCCCGCTCAGATCATCCTGCTTCTTCCCGGTCACCGCACCGTCCTTCGCCGCCTCCCCACGCGCCACCGGACATCCCTCCTCCCGACCGGACCCCGAACCAACCGGCTTCTCACAGGGCCCGTCGCGGTGAACTGTCACCATGCTGCCGAGGGCGGAACGGACCGCCACCACCACCCGCACCCGTGGAGCGGGCCGGAGTACGCCCCCCGGAGCCTCCCCCGGGGCGCTGCCAGTCGGTGAGGTCCACCATGCGCTCGCAGTGCGGGTCCTCCTCGGCAGCGGTGGTGCGCCCGTCCTCGGTGAGCAGATCGGGCAGTGCCGCCAGGAGAGCGGTGAGCGCGCCGTCAGTGAGTGCCGCGCCCCGGGGTTCCAGTCAGTTGGAGCGGTCGGACCAGCCCTGCGGGAGTTCCACGGGGGATGCGGAGATGACGGTCTCGTCGTCGGGGCCGACGAACTCGAACAGGGTGATCTTCGCGAATTCGGGGACCACGTAGATCGGGTAGGTCGGTCCCTCGTCGCGGTACGTGCGCATCTCGTCGAGGTGGTCGTTCTGATAGAGGGCGGTGCGCCGACCGTGTTCCTCGACCCAGCGCGGGAAGAAGATCACGCCATGAAGGCGGCGCTTGCCCGGCAGGACATTGACGGAAACCGATGTGCCGGTCGGCTCGTTCCAGGAGATCTTGTAGTCGTCGTCGTCCAACTGGACGAGGTCGACGTGCTGGTCTTTGACCCAGCGGCCACCCACCAGACCGGAATGTATCCGGTAGTCGATGGTCGTGGCGTTCTTCACATACATCTCGTACTGCCAGCCGTTGGCGTAGGTGTAGATGAAGCGGTGGCCGACGACCCCGGAGAGGTCCTGCGGGGGAACGGGGTTCTGAACGGTGGTCTCGTGCGCTCCGCTGACGGTCATGGGGTGCCTCCTGCGCATCCGTTGGCGACAGATTCATTTTCCCTGCAGGACCATTCTGTGTCCGACTGTCCGATCGGGGTGTGATGAGCCCTTGGACACCGCGACCGGCCTCGGACGAATCATCAACCAACTGCGACGCGCCGTGCTGCGCACCCGCGAGGCCGAGGATCTGCCTGATCTCGCCGAAGCGCAGACCGAACTGCTGCGAGTCCTCTCCGAAGGCGGTTCACTCACGTCGGGGGAGCTTGCCGTTCGACTGAGCGTGGCACCCTCCACGGTCAGCGACCTGGTGCGCACCACAACCGCCTCCGGCATCGTCGAGCGCACACCGTCCTCGACCGATCTGTGCACGGTCCGCCTCGTGGCCTCGCCGCCTGCCATCGACCTGCTCAACCGCTACGACCGGGCGGGCAGGAAGCCCTCCATCGCGCTCTGGACGGTCTTCCGCCGGAGAGCCGACAGGCCCTCGAACGGGCGCTTCCCGCGCTCGCCGAACTGCTCGGCATACAGCAGGGCCGGACGCAGGAGTGCCTTGGGCGGCCCCCTTCCACGAGCGCCTCCTGTCCTCTCCGACTCATGGTGGACAGATCCGTCCACGGCCCTTTCCGTCCACCTGATCACCCTTCCACCCCGTCTGAACTGCGACGAAGCTGAACTCGTCAGCCAGGCACCCCTGAAGGACACCACCGGAGCCCAGCGCCACCGCGGGACGCGAAGCACCAGCGACCATCACGTCACACAGAAGGATCACGACCATGCTTCGCAGCGCCCTCGTCAAGACCGACGCGGTTGCCGCCCTCTCCCTCGGCGCGCTCGGCGCCGCCCACGGGGCCCGGTCCGAGTCGGCCGAGAACCACTCCTCCACCACCGCCGTGACCGTCGTCGCCTACGGGCCCGGCAACGACATGATCTGGGGCTGACCGCCAGGGCAGCACCCGAGATTCACCTGCCATCGGCCCACGTGCGGAAGAAGCAACCCGTCTTGACGTTCATCGACTCCAACCCTCGTTCGCCCCGGCGGCTCGCCGCAGCCGTTCTGCTCGTCGCCGGGCTCGTCGGATCACTGGGCGCCTGCGCCAGTTCCGATCCGACCGTCCCTGACGCCCGTACCGCGGCCACTGCGGTCACCCCGCCCTCCGACGCCGACAGCGCGGACCACGCCGCAGCAGCCCATGCCTCGCAGGCCCCCGAGCCCCTGGATACCGGCCCGACAGGCCGGGCACCCGAACCCCTGCCGACGCCAAGCGCGGCCCCGGGGACTCCGCATCAATCGGGAACCCCGCAGAAACCGAGCCGCCCGGCGTCTGCCACCCACCGGCCTGCCACGCCCCCGCCTGCCGGACAGCAGCAGCGCCTTCCCGAAGGACGGCTGACCGTGGCCAAGACCGCGCGACTCACCGTGGACATCACCGGACTGCCCGCCTCACCGCGGCTGGTGCCCGGTGGCGCACCGCTGAAGTTCACCGTGACCATGCGCAACACCGGCGCCACCGACCACCCGCTCATCGCACCCGTGGTCCGCTTCGACCAGTACGACGGGGGGCTCGCCCCGCTCGGCTCGGTGGCCGGGCGCCTGGAGCGCTTCGACCCCGCGACCGGCAGCTGGCAGCCCGTCTTCCTGCCGCAGGCCTCGGGCATGGACTTCCTCCTTGCCGCCACCGGTGGGGCGCCGCTGCCCAAGGGCGCCACGACGACGATCCGCTACCGGGTCTCAGTCGACACCGGTCTGCGTGCCGGAGCCACCGAACTCCAGGTGTACGCCGTTTCACAGCCGACCAATCAGCAGGCCGGGATGGCCACGGCGAAGGTCACGATCGCACCCTGAGCAGCACCACCTGACCGGCAGCAGCACCTCTGATCGACGGTACCGCTGTCCGTGTTCGTCGCGCTTTCGCGCGGTGCGGTTCTTTCTCAGTTCACTCGGCACGCGCGTGCCGAGAACTTCAGCATGCCGATTTACAGGAGACATGACGTGTCAAAGATTTCCGTTCGACGCACCCTGCAAGGGATGCTCGCCACTGCCCTGCTCGCTCCCGCCCTGATGCTCTCCGGCGCCCAGCCCGCCTCCGCCAGCGTGGGTTCCACGATCATAGGAATAGCGGAGCAGAACCTCGGCAACGGCCCGTGCGACACCAACAGTGCAGGCGGATCCGGCTATTACGGAAGTTGTGGACAAGCCTGGTGTGCCGAC
Coding sequences:
- a CDS encoding alpha-hydroxy-acid oxidizing protein, with translation MVYAGSYQSHTFRAGGSAYPFGADALEEAARLKLPAESFDYIAGAAGRELTARANIAAFTRYGLIYRVLRHNSPTDPAVTLLGTPLALPVLLAPAGAADLAHPGAEAEAARGAADVGTSLVLSAVTSTPLEDVAAAAPHGHLWFQLAWPGDEQLARSLVHRAEKAGYAAVVLMGDCYAAGWRPRELDHGFFPYRHGHGLGNYSSDPRFWELADHSPSGPGLPDDATRAVAAATWNRVFTRPSLAPEDLATLKSWTHLPVLVKGVCDPGEARCLVDAGADGIAVSNHGGRQLDSGVAALDCLPAVAAAVSGRVPLLFDSGIRTGTDVLIALALGADAVMIGRPWLYGLALGGADGVAHVLRCLKDEFTSALTLTGHHTCATLSPSDLTPVRAP
- a CDS encoding phenolic acid decarboxylase; its protein translation is MTVSGAHETTVQNPVPPQDLSGVVGHRFIYTYANGWQYEMYVKNATTIDYRIHSGLVGGRWVKDQHVDLVQLDDDDYKISWNEPTGTSVSVNVLPGKRRLHGVIFFPRWVEEHGRRTALYQNDHLDEMRTYRDEGPTYPIYVVPEFAKITLFEFVGPDDETVISASPVELPQGWSDRSN